In Oryza sativa Japonica Group chromosome 2, ASM3414082v1, the following are encoded in one genomic region:
- the LOC4328306 gene encoding probable protein phosphatase 2C 10 isoform X1, with protein MHGRPSRPLASSSSSSSSRVFSFFLAPRVFLFLVVVVVVVFLPGRSSCWWLEGTEELEEEMGFAGDCSPVSGGGLRGKIQEEEEEEEKDDKFFMARENGKFSYGYASAPGKRASMEDFYETRIDGVDGETIGLFGVFDGHGGARAAEYVKQHLFSNLIKHPKFISDIKSAIAETYNHTDSEFLKAESSHTRDAGSTASTAILVGDRLLVANVGDSRAVVCRGGDAIAVSRDHKPDQSDERQRIEDAGGFVMWAGTWRVGGVLAVSRAFGDKLLKQYVVADPEIKEEIVDSSLEFLILASDGLWDVVSNKEAVDMVRPIQDPEQAAKRLLQEAYQRGSADNITVVIVRFLEGTTTGGGPSREAASDQNS; from the exons atgcATGGGAGGCCGTCGAGGCCATtagcttcctcctcgtcgtcgtcgtcgtcccgcgtcttctccttcttcttggCGCCGCGGGTTTTCTTgttcttggtggtggtggtggtcgtcgtctTCTTGCCGGGTCGGTCGTCTTGCTGGTGGCTGGAGGGCACggaggagttggaggaggagatggggttTGCCGGGGACTGCTCGCCGGTCAGCGGTGGCGGGCTCAG GGGGAAGatccaagaggaggaggaggaggaggagaaggatgaCAAGTTTTTCATGGCGCG TGAAAACGGCAAGTTCAGTTATGGGTATGCAAGTGCTCCTGGGAAAAGGGCTTCAATGGAGGATTTCTACGAGACGAGaatcgatggtgttgatggaGAGACCATTGGATTATTTGGCGTATTCGACG GCCAtggcggagctcgagcggcTGAATATGTCAAGCAGCACCTTTTCAGCAATTTAATTAAGCATCCAAAGTTCATCAGTGATATCAAGTCCGCTATCG CTGAAACGTACAACCATACAGATTCAGAATTTCTGAAAGCCGAAAGTAGTCACACTAGGGATGCTGGCTCAACTGCCTCAACAGCTATTCTTGTAGGCGATCGCTTGCTGGTTGCTAATGTTGGAGATTCTAGAGCAGTTGTTTGTAGAGGCGGGGATG CAATTGCAGTTTCAAGGGATCACAAACCCGACCAGTCAGATGAGAGACAAAGAATTGAGGACGCTGGGGGCTTCGTGATGTGGGCTG GGACGTGGCGTGTTGGTGGTGTTCTTGCTGTTTCTCGAGCATTTGGTGATAAGCTATTGAAGCAGTATGTAGTTGCTGATCCAGAgatcaag GAGGAGATTGTCGATAGCTCCCTTGAGTTCCTCATCCTTGCTAGCGATGGACTTTGGGATGTTGTAAGTAACAAG GAAGCTGTTGACATGGTGAGGCCTATTCAGGATCCCGAACAGGCAGCGAAGAGGCTTCTCCAGGAGGCGTACCAAAGGGGTAGCGCCGATAACATCACCGTTGTTATTGTCCGCTTTTTGGAGGGAACAACGACTGGTGGTGGACCAAGTAGGGAGGCCGCCAGCGACCAAAACTCATAG
- the LOC4328306 gene encoding probable protein phosphatase 2C 10, whose product MHGRPSRPLASSSSSSSSRVFSFFLAPRVFLFLVVVVVVVFLPGRSSCWWLEGTEELEEEMGFAGDCSPVSGGGLSENGKFSYGYASAPGKRASMEDFYETRIDGVDGETIGLFGVFDGHGGARAAEYVKQHLFSNLIKHPKFISDIKSAIAETYNHTDSEFLKAESSHTRDAGSTASTAILVGDRLLVANVGDSRAVVCRGGDAIAVSRDHKPDQSDERQRIEDAGGFVMWAGTWRVGGVLAVSRAFGDKLLKQYVVADPEIKEEIVDSSLEFLILASDGLWDVVSNKEAVDMVRPIQDPEQAAKRLLQEAYQRGSADNITVVIVRFLEGTTTGGGPSREAASDQNS is encoded by the exons atgcATGGGAGGCCGTCGAGGCCATtagcttcctcctcgtcgtcgtcgtcgtcccgcgtcttctccttcttcttggCGCCGCGGGTTTTCTTgttcttggtggtggtggtggtcgtcgtctTCTTGCCGGGTCGGTCGTCTTGCTGGTGGCTGGAGGGCACggaggagttggaggaggagatggggttTGCCGGGGACTGCTCGCCGGTCAGCGGTGGCGGGCTCAG TGAAAACGGCAAGTTCAGTTATGGGTATGCAAGTGCTCCTGGGAAAAGGGCTTCAATGGAGGATTTCTACGAGACGAGaatcgatggtgttgatggaGAGACCATTGGATTATTTGGCGTATTCGACG GCCAtggcggagctcgagcggcTGAATATGTCAAGCAGCACCTTTTCAGCAATTTAATTAAGCATCCAAAGTTCATCAGTGATATCAAGTCCGCTATCG CTGAAACGTACAACCATACAGATTCAGAATTTCTGAAAGCCGAAAGTAGTCACACTAGGGATGCTGGCTCAACTGCCTCAACAGCTATTCTTGTAGGCGATCGCTTGCTGGTTGCTAATGTTGGAGATTCTAGAGCAGTTGTTTGTAGAGGCGGGGATG CAATTGCAGTTTCAAGGGATCACAAACCCGACCAGTCAGATGAGAGACAAAGAATTGAGGACGCTGGGGGCTTCGTGATGTGGGCTG GGACGTGGCGTGTTGGTGGTGTTCTTGCTGTTTCTCGAGCATTTGGTGATAAGCTATTGAAGCAGTATGTAGTTGCTGATCCAGAgatcaag GAGGAGATTGTCGATAGCTCCCTTGAGTTCCTCATCCTTGCTAGCGATGGACTTTGGGATGTTGTAAGTAACAAG GAAGCTGTTGACATGGTGAGGCCTATTCAGGATCCCGAACAGGCAGCGAAGAGGCTTCTCCAGGAGGCGTACCAAAGGGGTAGCGCCGATAACATCACCGTTGTTATTGTCCGCTTTTTGGAGGGAACAACGACTGGTGGTGGACCAAGTAGGGAGGCCGCCAGCGACCAAAACTCATAG
- the LOC107276233 gene encoding putative homeobox-leucine zipper protein HOX26, producing the protein MSSSSLTTTSSMDSVVDGGLDTRLSLAVGCCPPRRRPVLLFGEVLPSPEKKVAAAAVVAAGKRGREQRGEAEAEATTTRQRRSCKKGRRGRGDDDDDDGDRRSPSGGGGDEEGASRKKLRLTGEQATLLEDSFRAHNILSHAEKQELAGKLGLSARQVEVWFQNRRARTKLKQTEADCDLLRRWCDHLAADNARLRRDLAELRRSSSSPPVSGLAVATPVVCPSCAHDDKRRLAFATAAAAAGDMASN; encoded by the exons atgtcgagctcgagcttgacGACGACCAGCAGCATGGActccgtcgtcgacggcggcctcgACACGCGCCTCTCTCTCGCCGTCGGCTGCTGCccgccgcggaggaggccggTGTTGCTGTTCGGTGAGGTGCTcccgtcgccggagaagaaggtggcggcggcggcggtggtggctgctGGGAAGCGAGGCCGAGAGCAGAGGGGTGAGGCTGAGGCTGAAGCTACGACGACGAGGCAGCGGCGGAGCTGCAAGAAGggcaggagggggaggggagacgacgatgacgacgacggtgatCGCCGGagcccgagcggcggcggcggtgacgaggaAGGCGCGAGCAGGAAGAAGCTCCGGCTCACCGGCGAGCAGGCCACGCTTCTCGAGGACAGCTTCCGCGCCCACAACATCCTCTCCCAT GCGGAGAAGCAGGAGCTGGCGGGGAAGCTGGGGCTGAGCGCGAGGCAGGTGGAGGTGTGGTTCCAGAACAGGAGGGCGAGGACGAAGCTGAAGCAGACGGAGGCCGACTGCGACCTGCTCCGCCGCTGGtgcgaccacctcgccgccgacaacgcccgcctccgccgcgacctcgccgagctgcgccgctcctcctcctcgccgccggtgtCCGGCCTCGCCGTGGCCACGCCCGTCGTCTGCCCCTCCTGCGCCCACGACGACAAGCGCCGCCtcgccttcgccaccgccgccgccgccgccggcgacatggCCAGTAACTGA
- the LOC4328308 gene encoding dEAD-box ATP-dependent RNA helicase 35A — MAAATASSPATAAAANSDDEDNYEEYIPVAKRRAMEADRLRRLRLSKPAPPSSSAAEAASDLPPPPPPPPNQPSAGGGGGGLEASAKPSLLVKATQLKRAAPEVTHTEQLIMQEKEMIEHLSDRKTLMSVRELAKGITYSDPLKTGWKPPLRLRRMPRAKADELRRKWHILVDGDDVPPPARDFRDLRLPEPMLRKLREKGIVQPTPIQVQGLPVVLSGRDMIGIAFTGSGKTLVFVLPLIMVALQEEMMMPIVPGEGPFGMIICPSRELAKQTYDVIEQFLVPLKEAGYPEIRPLLCIGGVDMRAQLDVVKKGVHIVVATPGRLKDLLAKKKMNLDNCRYLTLDEADRLVDLGFEDDIREVFDHFKAQRQTLLFSATMPKKIQNFAKSALVKPVIVNVGRAGAANLDVIQEVEYVKEDARIIYLLECLQKTPPPVLVFCENKADVDYIHEYLLLKGVEAVAIHGGKDQEERENAIEFFKNGKKDVLVATDVASKGLDFPDIQHVINYDMPAEIENYVHRIGRTGRCGKTGIATTFINKNQTETTLLDLKHLLKEAKQRIPPVLAELNDPLEDEETMAKESGVKGCAYCGGLGHRVTDCPKLEHQKSMAIAGSRRDYYGGGGYRGEI, encoded by the exons atggccgccgccacggcctcctcgccggcgaccgccgccgccgccaactccgaTGACGAAGACAACTACGAGGAGTACATCCCCGTCGCCAAGCGCCGGGCCATGGAGGccgaccgcctccgccgcctccgcctctccaAGCCCGCGCCcccatcctcctccgccgcggagGCCGCCTCGGATctcccgcctccccctcccccaccgccgaACCAGCCCtcagccggcggtggcggtggcggcctcgAAGCCTCCGCGAAGCCCAGCCTCCTCGTCAAGGCGACGCAGCTCAAGCGGGCCGCGCCGGAGGTGACCCACACGGAGCAGCTCATCATGCAGGAGAAGGAGATGATCGAGCACCTCTCCGACCGCAAGACGCTCATGTCGGTGCGCGAGCTCGCCAAGGGGATCACCTACTCCGACCCGCTCAAGACGGGGTGgaagccgccgctccgcctccgccgcatgCCGCGCGCCAAGGCCGACGAGCTCCGCCGCAAGTGGCACATCCTCGTGGACGGGGACGACGTGCCGCCGCCCGCTCGGGACTTCCGCGACCTCCGCCTGCCCGAGCCCATGCTGCGCAAGCTCCGCGAGAAGGGCATCGTCCAGCCCACTCCCATCCAGGTGCAGGGATTGCCCGTGGTGCTCTCCGGGCGCGACATGATTGGCATTGCCTTCACAGGGTCCGGGAAGACGTTGGTGTTTGTGCTGCCGCTCATCATGGTGGCATTACAGGAGGAGATGATGATGCCAATCGTGCCGGGTGAAGGGCCATTTGGGATGATCATCTGTCCATCGCGAGAGCTGGCCAAGCAAACGTACGATGTCATTGAGCAGTTCCTTGTTCCACTTAAGGAGGCTGGGTACCCGGAGATACGCCCGTTGCTTTGCATTGGGGGTGTCGATATGAGGGCGCAGCTGGATGTGGTCAAGAAGGGAGTACATATTGTGGTGGCTACACCTGGCCGACTCAAGGATTTACTTGCCAAGAAAAAGATGAACCTCGACAATTGCAG GTACTTGACCTTGGATGAAGCTGATAGGCTTGTCGATCTTGGGTTTGAGGATGATATCCGTGAGGTTTTTGACCATTTCAAGGCACAAAGGCAGACACTTCTATTTTCTGCCACTATGCCGAAGAAGATTCAAAACTTTGCGAAGAGTGCCCTTGTGAAACCTGTTATTGTGAATGTTGGTAGAGCTGGTGCGGCAAATCTGGATGTCATCCAAGAAGTTGAGTATGTCAAGGAGGATGCCAGAATTATATATCTCCTGGAATGCCTCCAGAAGACTCCACCTCCAGTTCTTGTCTTTTGTGAAAACAAAGCTGATGTCGACTATATCCATGAGTATCTTCTTCTGAAGGGTGTAGAGGCTGTTGCAATCCATGGAGGAAAGGATCAAGAGGAAAGAGAGAATGCAATCGAGTTCTTCAAGAATGGAAAGAAGGATGTTTTGGTGGCTACTGATGTTGCCTCGAAAGGTCTTGATTTCCCTGATATCCAGCATGTGATTAACTATGATATGCCTGCTGAAATAGAAAACTATGTTCACCGGATTGGTCGAACTGGTCGATGTGGGAAAACTGGAATAGCAACAACCTTCATAAACAAGAATCAAACGGAGACTACCCTTCTTGACCTTAAGCACTTGCTTAAGGAAGCTAAGCAAAGAATACCGCCAGTGTTGGCTGAGCTCAATGACCCATTGGAAGATGAGGAAACCATGGCCAAGGAGAGCGGTGTTAAGGGATGTGCATACTGTGGTGGTCTTGGCCATCGTGTTACCGACTGTCCAAAGCTGGAGCACCAGAAGTCCATGGCGATCGCGGGCTCTAGAAGAGATTACTATGGCGGTGGAGGCTACAGAGGAGAAATATGA
- the LOC4328309 gene encoding nucleolar and coiled-body phosphoprotein 1 — MKVTTQLKPMASSSTSPSPSRLPRSASGKAPTSPPSSSNASRRHHQQPPRASASTPATPAPSRHHLRSLSISCMTIRTDDDSPPPAATHKDKAATAKPLSYYSSMLSPRKLMQRASRAFRRSKSSRRRKSKDDVIVGVGGGGGDISASVNGKGSESSASVPSLDAITTTDDDVHGGGARQDQQEVVPEKIIHEANTPVVIAVAAVEEEEPNTIKSPEPEKEIATTATTIIEEEEVVDDDEPKKGDAAATPVPTDSPAAASSTEEDKFVVVVKEEDKFFAVVKEDDKFVAVVKEAIKKQRDDDADGDELVRRFKGSRVKTAMEKRSEEEQPRRREMARRSNDVIEEARSKLLEKRQCSRVKALVGAFETVMDAKPAGDGAAAKPQHYHPRR, encoded by the exons ATGAAGGTGACCACTCAGCTCAAG CCCATggcctcctcgtcgacgtcgccgtcgccgtcgcggctgCCGCGGAGCGCGAGCGGCAAGgcgcccacctcgccgccgtccagcTCCAacgcctcgcgccgccaccaccagcagccGCCGCGGGCCTCGGCGTCGACGCCCGCCACCCCGGCGCCGTCGCGCCACCACCTCAGGTCGCTGTCCATCAGCTGCATGACGATCAGGACCGACGacgactcgccgccgccggccgccacccacaaggacaaggcggcgacggccaAGCCGCTGTCCTACTACTCGTCGATGCTGTCGCCGAGGAAGCTCATGCAGCGCGCGTCCCGCGCGTTCCGCCGCAGCAAGTCGTCTCGCCGGAGGAAGAGCAAGGACGACGtcatcgtcggcgtcggcggcggcggcggcgacatctcGGCCTCGGTCAACGGCAAGGGCTCCGAGTCGTCGGCGAGCGTGCCTTCCTTGGATGCGATCACTaccaccgacgacgacgtccatggcggcggcgcaaggcaaGATCAGCAGGAGGTCGTCCCGGAGAAGATCATACACGAGGCGAACACGCCGGTGGTGATCGCcgtcgcggcggtggaggaagaagagCCGAACACGATCaagtcgccggagccggagaagGAGATCgcgaccaccgccaccaccatcatcgaagaggaggaggtggtcgacgacgacgagcccaAGAAAGGCGACGCCGCTGCTACTCCAGTGCCCACCgactcgcctgccgccgcctcctcgacgGAGGAGGACAAGTTCGTCGTGGTGGTGAAGGAGGAGGACAAGTTCTTCGCGGTGGTGAAGGAGGATGACAAGTTCGTGGCGGTGGTGAAGGAGGCGATCAAGAAGCAGcgtgacgacgacgccgacggcgacgagctggTGCGGAGGTTCAAGGGGAGCAGGGTGAAGACGGCGATGGAGAAGAGGTCGGAGGAGGAGCAGCCTCGCCGGCGGGAGATGGCGCGGCGGAGCAACGACGTGATCGAGGAGGCGCGGAGCAAGCTCCTGGAGAAGCGGCAGTGCAGCAGGGTGAAGGCGCTCGTCGGCGCCTTCGAGACCGTCATGGACGCCAagcccgccggcgacggcgccgccgccaagccgcAGCACTACCACCCTCGCCGTTGa
- the LOC4328310 gene encoding uncharacterized protein: MAAEGKTRVVVVGGGIAGSLLAKTMQPHADVVLLDPKDYLEIPWAELRSMVEPSFAERSLIYHRDYLTNATIVTSSAVNITEQAVLTADGQSLAYDYLVIATGHALTSPGSRSERIKEFQRDKGKIESSESVLIIGGGPTGVELAGEIAVDYPEKKVTLVHRGSRLLEFIGDKASKKCLDWLTSKKVDVLFQQSIDLDSLSNTEKLYRTSAGETVTADCHFVCIGKPLSSSWLHDTILKESLDNKGRLMVEKDLRIKGYNNIFAIGDITDIPEIKQGYLAHKHALLVAKNLRLLIKGSPNSKLETYSPGFALALISLGRNEGLAQLPFLTLGGCLPGKIKSRDLFIGRTRKQMGLNA; the protein is encoded by the exons atggcggcggaggggaagacgagggtggtggtggtcggcggcggcatcgccggATCGCTCCTTGCCAAGACCATGCAGCCccacgccgacgtcgtcctcctcgATCC GAAGGACTATTTAGAGATCCCTTGGGCTGAATTGAGATCAATGGTTGAACCCTCTTTTGCTGAGAGATCATTAATCTATCACAGAGATTATCTCACCAATGCAACTATTGTAACCTCTTCTGCAGTCAATATCACAGAACAAGCCGTGCTGACCGCTGATGGTCAATCTCTTGCGTATGATTATCTAGTTATAGCAACTGGCCACGCATTAACTTCTCCTGGGAGCAGAAGCGAGAGGATAAAAGAATTCCAAAGAG ATAAAGGGAAGATTGAATCCTCCGAATCAGTTCTGATAATTGGAGGCGGCCCAACTGGTGTTGAGCTAGCTGGAGAGATTGCAGTAGATTACCCAGAGAAGAAGGTGACCCTTGTCCATAGAGGATCACGGTTACTAGAATTTATTGGAGACAAAGCTTCCAAAAAGTGTCTTGATTGGCTCACTTCAAAGAAAGTAGATGTGCTTTTCCAGCAGTCGATTGACTTGGATTCATTATCGAACACAGAGAAGTTGTACAGAACATCAGCTGGAGAAACAGTAACAGCTGATTGCCACTTTGTGTGTATCGGTAAGCCACTCAGTTCATCATGGCTACATGATACCATTCTAAAGGAATCCTTGGACAACAAGGGAAGACTAATGGTGGAAAAGGATTTAAGAATAAAAGGTTATAATAACATTTTTGCAATTGGTGACATCACAGATATTCCT GAAATTAAGCAAGGTTACCTTGCCCATAAGCATGCTCTGCTAGTAGCAAAGAACTTGAGATTATTGATTAAAGGTTCTCCTAACAGCAAACTGGAGACTTACAGCCCTGGATTTGCATTGGCACTTATCTCTCTTGGAAGGAACGAAGGGTTGGCTCAGTTGCCGTTCCTCACACTCGGTGGCTGCTTACCAGGCAAGATTAAATCTCGAGATCTGTTTATTGGTAGGACAAGGAAGCAGATGGGTCTAAATGCTTGA